A window from Leptothermofonsia sichuanensis E412 encodes these proteins:
- the dps gene encoding DNA starvation/stationary phase protection protein Dps → MGSNSNKQILHPTRIDIPEKQRSEIIALLNQTLAATLDLKTQVKQAHWNVKGLDFYQLHELFDEMASELDEYIDMVAERVTALGGVAMGTARIAAQNSILPEYPLTILDGKDHITALADRYAPYARHLRTSIDQTDDMGDADTADLYTEISRTIDMRLWFLEAHLQGSESIESDNGADGTSKTAPKTARTSAAKATAKPATTKATSAKPKATKTTTKSAGKKGKAKS, encoded by the coding sequence ATGGGCAGTAACAGTAACAAACAAATTCTGCATCCGACTCGTATCGATATTCCTGAGAAACAGCGCTCGGAGATTATTGCCTTGCTCAATCAAACATTGGCAGCAACATTAGATTTGAAAACCCAGGTCAAGCAGGCACACTGGAATGTCAAGGGGCTGGATTTTTACCAGTTGCATGAACTGTTTGATGAAATGGCCAGTGAACTGGACGAGTATATCGACATGGTTGCGGAACGGGTCACTGCCCTGGGAGGGGTTGCGATGGGAACTGCTCGAATAGCTGCCCAAAATTCAATTTTGCCGGAATACCCACTCACCATTCTGGATGGGAAGGACCACATCACTGCCCTGGCAGACCGTTACGCCCCCTATGCCAGACATTTACGCACCAGCATTGACCAGACAGATGACATGGGAGATGCTGACACGGCTGACCTCTACACCGAGATTTCGAGAACCATTGACATGCGATTGTGGTTTCTGGAGGCTCATTTGCAGGGGAGCGAGTCTATAGAATCTGACAATGGTGCTGACGGAACCTCGAAAACGGCACCAAAAACCGCCAGAACAAGTGCTGCTAAGGCGACGGCAAAACCCGCCACCACGAAGGCAACGTCTGCAAAACCTAAAGCCACAAAAACAACCACAAAGTCAGCCGGTAAGAAAGGAAAAGCCAAAAGTTAA
- a CDS encoding tetratricopeptide repeat protein — MGSSISVNRDRFATEVIQKSYEKPVLVDFFATWCGPCQMLKPMLEKLVQEYDFVLAKVDIDQNPDLAHEYGVEGVPDVRIVLDGQVNQGFVGVLPEPQLRELLAQLNLKSALDESLEALYKEAAMGQVEQAQARLEALLKQYPGDRKLTLEAANFYLEAGQLETAETLLSSIPDQDKAHFPHVKTLRALIGFKRMVNQPRGDSDLDRQFQQAVQQILEENYEAGLQQLLDIVSRDRRFQNDGARKAMLAVFDILGDDHPLTRDYRKRLTMLLY; from the coding sequence ATGGGGTCTTCAATTTCAGTCAACCGCGATCGCTTCGCCACAGAGGTGATCCAGAAGTCCTACGAAAAACCCGTTCTTGTTGATTTTTTTGCGACCTGGTGCGGCCCCTGCCAGATGCTCAAGCCCATGCTGGAAAAGCTGGTGCAGGAGTATGATTTTGTTCTGGCAAAGGTTGATATTGACCAGAATCCAGATCTTGCTCATGAATACGGGGTTGAGGGGGTTCCTGACGTTCGGATTGTTCTGGATGGTCAGGTGAATCAGGGGTTTGTAGGAGTCCTGCCCGAACCGCAATTACGAGAACTTCTGGCTCAACTCAACCTGAAGTCTGCGCTCGACGAGTCCCTGGAAGCCCTCTATAAGGAGGCAGCAATGGGGCAGGTAGAGCAGGCTCAGGCTCGTCTGGAAGCCTTGTTAAAGCAATATCCAGGCGATCGCAAACTCACCCTGGAAGCCGCCAATTTCTATCTGGAAGCGGGTCAACTCGAAACGGCTGAGACATTACTATCATCGATTCCCGACCAGGACAAAGCCCACTTTCCCCATGTCAAAACGCTCAGGGCATTGATCGGGTTCAAACGTATGGTCAATCAGCCCAGGGGAGACAGTGACCTGGATCGACAATTTCAGCAAGCCGTGCAGCAGATTCTGGAGGAAAACTATGAGGCGGGCTTGCAGCAACTTCTGGACATTGTCAGCCGCGATCGCCGGTTCCAGAATGACGGTGCCAGAAAAGCCATGCTGGCAGTGTTTGATATTCTGGGGGATGATCACCCCCTGACCAGAGACTACCGCAAACGCCTGACAATGTTACTTTACTGA